From one Comamonas piscis genomic stretch:
- a CDS encoding NAD+ synthase: protein MLNITLAQLNLTVGDMDGNIDQMVAAARQAQNDGAQLVVFAELSLTAYYPGDLLDEPDFLARVDAGIARLLQESQQLPELHWVLGAPTRSAGPGKRLHNSLLVLHNGAIRLQYDKQLLPTYNIFDERRHFEPGRDVAKVLRIGQMQVGFLICEDGWNDSGSDYATNPFERMADAAPDVVVSINASPSHLGKREERHQIFSQAASRHGLPILYVNQVGGQDQIVFDGASFAVQPERGIVWEAPRFVQTIYTLGFDQGNFRLPSGSLPTAPAVQGLPTMEFYRQQIMLGLRDYARRCGFSQVVVGSSGGIDSALTLALAAEALGPSNVVGITMPSHYSSSGSVDDSVALCRNLGITLHTHPIADLVQGYAQQFEASFGSPLLGLPLENVQARIRGTILMEYSNAFGHLLLTTGNKSEISVGYCTLYGDTNGGLGLIGDLYKTEVFALSRHINDYAGRERIPEAIIDKPPSAELAPDQKDEDSLPPYAVLDEVLKILIEGQRLSTQEYDAARLFVEQLTQTEAGRQLVAKVQRMVHRSEYKRRQAPPILRLRPRAFGTGRQMPIAAYYP, encoded by the coding sequence ATGCTCAACATCACCCTGGCCCAGCTGAACCTGACAGTGGGCGACATGGATGGCAATATCGACCAGATGGTGGCGGCCGCTCGCCAGGCGCAGAACGATGGCGCGCAGCTGGTGGTGTTTGCCGAGCTGTCCCTCACCGCCTACTACCCGGGCGACCTGCTGGATGAGCCCGATTTTCTTGCCCGGGTCGATGCCGGTATTGCACGGTTGCTGCAAGAGAGCCAGCAACTGCCCGAGTTGCACTGGGTGCTGGGCGCGCCCACCCGCAGCGCCGGGCCAGGCAAGCGCCTGCACAACAGCCTGCTGGTGCTGCACAACGGTGCCATCCGCCTGCAGTACGACAAGCAGCTGCTGCCCACCTACAACATCTTTGACGAGCGCCGCCATTTCGAGCCCGGCCGCGATGTGGCCAAGGTGCTGCGCATCGGCCAGATGCAGGTGGGCTTTCTGATCTGCGAGGACGGCTGGAACGACAGCGGCTCGGACTACGCCACCAACCCGTTTGAGCGCATGGCCGATGCCGCGCCCGATGTGGTCGTCAGCATCAATGCCAGCCCCAGCCACCTGGGCAAGCGCGAGGAGCGTCACCAGATCTTCAGCCAGGCTGCCAGCCGCCATGGGCTGCCAATCCTGTATGTCAACCAGGTGGGCGGCCAGGACCAGATCGTGTTCGATGGCGCATCGTTTGCGGTGCAGCCCGAGCGCGGCATCGTCTGGGAGGCCCCGCGCTTTGTGCAAACCATCTACACCCTGGGCTTTGACCAAGGCAATTTTCGCCTGCCCAGCGGCTCCCTGCCAACGGCCCCGGCCGTGCAAGGCCTGCCAACGATGGAGTTCTACCGCCAGCAAATCATGCTCGGCCTGCGCGACTATGCACGCCGCTGCGGCTTTAGCCAAGTGGTGGTCGGCAGCTCCGGCGGCATCGATTCCGCACTGACCCTGGCGCTGGCGGCTGAGGCGCTGGGCCCCAGCAATGTGGTGGGCATCACCATGCCATCGCACTACTCGTCGAGCGGTTCGGTCGATGACTCGGTGGCGCTGTGCCGCAACCTCGGCATCACCTTGCACACCCACCCGATTGCCGATCTGGTGCAAGGCTATGCGCAGCAGTTTGAGGCCAGCTTTGGCAGCCCCTTGCTAGGCCTGCCGCTGGAGAATGTGCAGGCCCGCATTCGCGGCACCATCTTGATGGAGTACAGCAACGCCTTTGGCCACCTGCTGCTGACCACCGGCAACAAATCCGAGATCTCCGTGGGCTACTGCACCCTGTATGGCGACACCAATGGCGGCCTGGGCCTGATTGGCGATCTTTACAAAACGGAGGTGTTTGCGCTCTCGCGCCACATCAATGACTACGCCGGGCGCGAGCGGATCCCTGAAGCCATCATCGACAAGCCGCCGTCGGCCGAACTCGCACCCGACCAAAAGGACGAAGACAGCCTGCCGCCCTATGCGGTGCTCGACGAGGTCCTCAAGATCCTCATCGAAGGCCAGCGCCTGTCCACGCAAGAGTACGATGCCGCCCGCCTGTTTGTCGAACAGCTGACGCAGACCGAGGCTGGCCGGCAATTGGTGGCCAAGGTGCAGCGCATGGTCCACCGCAGTGAGTACAAGCGCCGCCAGGCACCGCCCATCCTGCGCCTGCGCCCACGCGCCTTTGGCACCGGCCGGCAAATGCCGATTGCAGCCTACTACCCTTGA
- a CDS encoding bifunctional nicotinamide-nucleotide adenylyltransferase/Nudix hydroxylase yields the protein MTAATEHYDLAVLIGRFQPPHLGHLALLQQALARASKVVVVLGSALQARSPKNPFTWQERAQMFAAALSPADAARLVFVPIRDYYDEPRWVTAVREAVTSHSKPGARIGLVGHFKDDSSSYLAHFPGWELVSLPRQNSIDATPIRDAYFGLSGDGSADGLAALADMLPASSLQFLQQFRTTSEYAALQTEWQMLRRYQASWAAAPYPPVFVTVDALLRCGNEVLLIRRGHAPGQGLLALPGGFVEPRDNLWQSCLRELQEETHCALEEPQLQAALQSVTVFDHPDRSQRGRTITHVHYFDLQRSPKPAVRADDDAAEAFWLSIDAIRAREAEFFEDHFQIVQKVLAGNAQ from the coding sequence ATGACCGCAGCTACCGAGCACTATGACCTGGCCGTCCTGATTGGCCGCTTTCAGCCGCCGCACCTGGGCCACCTGGCCTTGCTGCAGCAGGCGCTTGCCCGCGCCAGCAAGGTGGTGGTGGTGCTGGGGTCCGCCCTGCAGGCGCGCAGCCCCAAGAACCCCTTTACCTGGCAAGAACGTGCGCAGATGTTTGCCGCAGCGCTCAGCCCGGCCGATGCGGCGCGCCTGGTGTTTGTGCCCATCCGCGATTACTACGACGAACCGCGCTGGGTCACCGCCGTGCGCGAAGCCGTCACCAGCCACAGCAAGCCGGGCGCTCGCATTGGCCTGGTGGGCCACTTCAAGGATGACAGCAGCAGCTACCTGGCCCACTTCCCCGGCTGGGAGCTGGTGAGCCTGCCACGCCAGAACAGCATCGATGCCACCCCTATTCGCGACGCCTACTTTGGCTTGTCAGGTGATGGTTCTGCCGATGGCCTGGCCGCTCTTGCAGACATGCTGCCGGCCAGTTCATTGCAGTTTCTGCAGCAGTTCCGCACCACCTCGGAATACGCCGCACTGCAAACCGAGTGGCAGATGCTGCGCCGCTACCAGGCCTCCTGGGCGGCAGCGCCCTACCCGCCGGTCTTTGTCACCGTCGATGCACTGCTGCGCTGCGGAAACGAGGTGCTGCTGATCCGCCGAGGCCATGCGCCGGGCCAAGGTCTGCTGGCGCTGCCCGGCGGCTTTGTGGAGCCGCGCGACAACCTCTGGCAATCCTGCCTGCGCGAGCTGCAGGAGGAAACCCATTGCGCGCTGGAAGAACCCCAGCTCCAGGCCGCCCTGCAGTCGGTCACCGTGTTCGACCACCCCGACCGCAGCCAACGCGGCCGCACCATCACCCACGTCCACTATTTCGATCTGCAGCGCAGCCCCAAGCCGGCGGTACGTGCCGACGACGATGCGGCAGAAGCCTTCTGGCTCAGCATCGACGCCATCCGGGCGCGCGAGGCGGAGTTTTTTGAGGACCATTTCCAGATCGTGCAGAAAGTACTGGCGGGCAACGCACAATAG
- a CDS encoding decaprenyl-phosphate phosphoribosyltransferase, with protein MPATTASPSQRLLGLLRLMRPRQWIKNGFVLAPLVFTGSFTNPHAVGQALLAMLLFCVASSATYIVNDLRDIEQDRKHPRKSLSRPLAAGLVSVRQALLLLVVLYALLLAAWPFAPQVLQVIAAYLALNLAYSYYLKHQPVLDIFTIAIGFVLRVWGGAQALQVPISAWMFVTTLCLALYLAALKRRQELLHTGTEARAVLQKYSVSLVERYAEIAATGALVFYSMFVMSVRPQLVVSIPLVLFGLFRYWYVVEKLDGGESPTDALLSDLPLLLTVLAWVLVCLWALAGLKG; from the coding sequence ATGCCAGCGACCACTGCTTCGCCCTCTCAACGCCTGCTTGGCCTTCTGCGCCTGATGCGGCCACGCCAATGGATCAAGAACGGGTTTGTGCTGGCGCCGCTGGTGTTCACCGGCTCGTTCACCAACCCCCATGCCGTGGGCCAAGCGCTGCTGGCGATGCTGCTGTTTTGTGTCGCCTCTTCGGCCACCTATATCGTCAATGATCTGCGCGATATCGAGCAAGACCGCAAGCACCCCCGCAAATCGCTGAGCCGACCGCTCGCCGCAGGCCTCGTCAGCGTGCGCCAGGCACTGCTGCTGCTGGTGGTGCTGTATGCACTGCTGCTGGCGGCATGGCCGTTTGCACCGCAGGTCTTGCAGGTGATTGCCGCCTACCTGGCGCTCAACCTGGCCTACAGCTACTACCTCAAGCACCAGCCCGTTCTGGACATTTTCACGATCGCCATCGGCTTTGTGCTGCGGGTCTGGGGCGGCGCCCAAGCGCTGCAGGTGCCCATCAGCGCGTGGATGTTTGTCACCACCTTGTGCCTGGCGCTCTACCTGGCAGCCCTCAAGCGGCGGCAGGAGCTGCTGCATACGGGTACCGAGGCGCGGGCGGTTTTGCAGAAATACTCGGTGTCGCTGGTGGAGCGTTACGCAGAAATTGCCGCCACTGGCGCGTTGGTTTTCTACAGCATGTTTGTGATGTCCGTCCGCCCGCAGCTGGTGGTGTCCATCCCACTGGTTCTGTTTGGCCTGTTTCGCTACTGGTATGTGGTCGAGAAGCTCGATGGCGGCGAGTCACCCACCGATGCCTTGCTCAGCGATCTGCCGCTGCTGCTGACGGTGCTGGCCTGGGTGCTGGTCTGCCTGTGGGCGCTGGCTGGCCTGAAAGGATAA
- a CDS encoding divergent PAP2 family protein, translating to MDLSYLLTPLLAWLVAGSLKFLINSCRAGKPAFGLIGYGGMPSNHSAIVSSMAALVALKHGIDHPAFGVALTLAFIVVLDASSLRRQVGKHAQAINRLHDRAPDAAPSATPLRERMGHSLAEIFGGIVCGIVLACAVYAWMPLYD from the coding sequence ATGGATCTGTCCTATCTGCTGACCCCGCTGCTGGCCTGGCTGGTGGCCGGCTCGCTGAAGTTTTTGATCAACAGCTGCCGCGCGGGCAAGCCGGCCTTTGGCTTGATCGGCTATGGCGGCATGCCCAGCAACCACAGCGCCATCGTCAGCAGCATGGCCGCGCTGGTGGCCCTCAAACACGGCATCGACCACCCGGCTTTCGGCGTCGCACTCACCCTGGCCTTCATCGTGGTGCTCGACGCCAGCAGCCTGCGCCGACAAGTGGGTAAACATGCGCAAGCCATCAACCGCCTGCATGACCGAGCCCCCGATGCAGCACCAAGCGCCACACCGCTGCGCGAACGCATGGGCCACAGCCTCGCCGAGATCTTCGGCGGCATCGTCTGCGGTATTGTGCTGGCCTGCGCGGTGTACGCCTGGATGCCGTTGTACGATTGA
- a CDS encoding GNAT family N-acetyltransferase, which produces MPLTIRPATIDDTDTILRFVRDLAVYENAEHEVLSTPAHVHKTMFSEGATAHGLICEQDGQAVGFAVYFFNYSTWQGRNGLYLEDLYVDPSHRGSGAGKALLRHLARIAIDKDCGRFEWSVLDWNTPSIQFYDSLGAKPQSEWIRYRMTGEALEAFAKA; this is translated from the coding sequence ATGCCATTGACCATCCGCCCCGCCACCATCGACGACACCGACACCATCCTGCGCTTTGTGCGCGATCTGGCGGTCTATGAGAATGCCGAGCACGAAGTGCTCTCCACGCCCGCCCATGTCCACAAGACCATGTTCAGCGAGGGTGCCACCGCGCATGGCTTGATTTGCGAGCAGGACGGCCAGGCGGTGGGCTTTGCGGTGTATTTCTTCAACTATTCCACCTGGCAGGGGCGCAACGGCCTCTACCTGGAAGACCTCTACGTTGACCCCAGCCACCGTGGCAGCGGCGCCGGCAAAGCCTTGCTGCGCCATCTGGCGCGCATTGCCATCGACAAGGATTGCGGGCGCTTTGAGTGGAGTGTGCTGGACTGGAACACCCCGTCCATCCAGTTCTATGACAGCTTGGGCGCCAAGCCGCAGAGCGAATGGATTCGCTACCGGATGACGGGTGAAGCGTTGGAGGCCTTTGCGAAAGCTTGA
- a CDS encoding carbohydrate kinase family protein — protein MASLICGSLAFDNIMTFSGRFADQIMPDQIHILNVSFLVPTLRRDFGGCAGNIAYALHLLGGQALPMAVVGHDGDGYVAHFKELGIDTRFIKKLDDHYTAQCMITTDMDNNQITAFHPGAMMQAHENTITKDCGAAIGIVAPDGRDAMLQHAEQLHAAGIPFVFDPGQGLPMFDGNDLRHFISLATWVTVNDYEGKMLTERTGLSFAEISTQVQGLMVTLGAEGCELWENGERTHVPGLKAAAVVDPTGCGDAWRGGLLWGLEQGRSLHSCVELGNRMGALKIAARGPQNYQLDFDPAAV, from the coding sequence ATGGCTTCGCTGATTTGCGGCTCGCTCGCGTTTGACAACATCATGACCTTTTCGGGCCGCTTTGCCGACCAGATCATGCCCGATCAGATCCACATCCTGAACGTGTCCTTCCTGGTGCCCACCCTGCGCCGTGATTTTGGCGGCTGCGCTGGCAATATTGCCTATGCGCTACATCTGCTGGGTGGCCAGGCACTGCCGATGGCCGTGGTGGGCCATGATGGCGATGGCTATGTCGCGCACTTCAAGGAGCTGGGTATCGACACCCGCTTTATCAAGAAGCTCGATGACCATTACACCGCCCAGTGCATGATCACCACCGACATGGACAACAACCAGATCACCGCCTTCCACCCCGGCGCGATGATGCAGGCTCATGAGAACACCATCACCAAGGACTGCGGTGCTGCTATTGGCATCGTGGCGCCCGATGGCCGTGATGCCATGCTGCAGCACGCGGAGCAGCTGCATGCCGCAGGCATCCCCTTTGTGTTTGACCCGGGCCAAGGCCTGCCGATGTTCGATGGCAATGACCTGCGCCATTTCATCAGCCTGGCCACCTGGGTGACCGTGAACGACTACGAAGGCAAGATGCTGACCGAGCGCACCGGTCTGTCGTTTGCCGAGATCTCTACCCAGGTGCAAGGCCTGATGGTGACCCTGGGCGCCGAGGGCTGCGAGCTGTGGGAAAACGGCGAGCGCACGCATGTCCCGGGCCTCAAAGCCGCTGCGGTGGTGGACCCCACCGGCTGCGGCGATGCCTGGCGCGGTGGTTTGCTCTGGGGCCTGGAGCAGGGCCGCTCGCTGCATAGCTGCGTAGAGTTGGGTAACCGCATGGGCGCGTTGAAGATTGCGGCGCGCGGCCCGCAAAACTACCAGCTGGACTTTGACCCTGCAGCAGTCTGA
- a CDS encoding zinc-ribbon and DUF3426 domain-containing protein, whose protein sequence is MSQITRCPQCQTRFKVVDDQLRISDGWVRCGKCKAVFDALTHLVAGAPAATPAGPQTAAAAQALAVAPQQVPPPAIAPPSPEPVQHGAAVLRTENSLQVDPHAQVPELSVLVFPRRANASGDSGYVDSSWMQAYADEPEAPPPASAPSVPDRSGLESEWQPLADQRPESLRSSRVDCSATDDLAELQAREGRLLEALAERQKPVVQAPVPVPVEPPPPAPVEEAPPPPAQEATAPVAVDAENDNTQQGSGPPPYLRQSSAHDPIISAPVARQDDDLLLAPEMAGRTLGAGKVEPSLSAATNYVAQMDESVAAADAAVADAAAVVGMDAAAEPGFVRAAKRKAFWRKPGVVVLSLLLTVLLLAALLLQVAITQRDRLAQAQPQWRPAMQAVCRLAGCEIAPPRLLQAVSIDSTSFNAVGPRQFRLRVVLRNSADYAVAVPSLELSLNDAAEKLVLRRVLSPQDLQAPPALEPQGEWSAEMVIQVAEAAGDVVGYRVLAFYP, encoded by the coding sequence ATGAGCCAGATAACGCGTTGCCCCCAGTGCCAGACCCGCTTCAAGGTGGTGGATGACCAATTGCGCATCTCCGATGGCTGGGTGCGCTGTGGCAAGTGCAAGGCGGTATTTGATGCGCTCACGCACCTGGTAGCCGGTGCGCCGGCGGCCACGCCTGCTGGCCCGCAGACAGCAGCCGCCGCGCAAGCCCTGGCCGTGGCGCCGCAGCAGGTGCCTCCGCCTGCCATAGCCCCGCCCAGCCCCGAGCCTGTCCAGCATGGCGCTGCGGTGTTGCGGACGGAGAATTCGCTGCAAGTCGACCCGCACGCCCAGGTGCCTGAGCTGTCGGTGCTGGTGTTTCCTCGCCGTGCCAATGCGAGCGGGGATTCGGGTTATGTGGATTCCTCGTGGATGCAGGCCTATGCGGATGAGCCAGAAGCGCCGCCACCCGCCTCGGCGCCTTCGGTTCCCGACCGCAGCGGTCTGGAGAGTGAATGGCAACCCCTGGCGGACCAACGCCCGGAATCCTTGCGCAGCAGCCGGGTGGACTGTTCGGCCACCGATGACCTGGCGGAGTTGCAAGCCCGAGAGGGACGCTTGCTGGAAGCCCTGGCCGAGCGCCAGAAGCCTGTCGTGCAGGCGCCTGTGCCTGTGCCGGTAGAGCCTCCACCGCCAGCACCAGTGGAAGAGGCCCCTCCGCCACCCGCTCAGGAAGCGACTGCGCCTGTTGCAGTCGATGCAGAAAATGACAACACCCAACAAGGGTCTGGACCTCCACCCTATTTGAGGCAGAGCAGCGCCCACGATCCCATCATCTCCGCCCCGGTGGCGCGGCAGGACGACGATCTTTTGTTGGCGCCCGAGATGGCAGGCCGAACACTCGGCGCTGGCAAGGTGGAGCCCTCGCTGTCCGCAGCCACCAACTATGTGGCGCAGATGGATGAGTCGGTTGCGGCAGCCGATGCTGCGGTTGCCGATGCGGCGGCTGTTGTGGGCATGGATGCCGCGGCCGAACCTGGTTTTGTACGCGCTGCCAAGCGCAAGGCATTCTGGCGCAAGCCCGGGGTGGTGGTGCTGTCGCTGCTGCTGACGGTGTTGCTGCTGGCGGCTTTGCTGCTGCAAGTGGCGATCACCCAGCGTGACCGCCTGGCCCAGGCCCAACCGCAATGGCGGCCGGCGATGCAAGCGGTCTGCCGGCTGGCCGGCTGTGAGATCGCGCCACCGCGTCTGCTGCAGGCCGTATCTATCGACAGCACCAGCTTCAATGCCGTGGGGCCGCGCCAGTTCCGGCTGCGTGTGGTCTTGCGCAATAGCGCCGACTATGCGGTGGCCGTTCCCTCGCTGGAGCTGAGCCTGAACGATGCCGCAGAAAAACTGGTGCTGCGCCGCGTGCTCAGTCCACAGGATCTGCAAGCGCCGCCAGCACTGGAGCCGCAGGGCGAGTGGTCGGCGGAGATGGTCATCCAGGTGGCAGAGGCTGCCGGCGATGTGGTGGGTTACCGGGTGCTTGCGTTTTACCCTTGA
- the prmA gene encoding 50S ribosomal protein L11 methyltransferase, protein MYELCLMCPEDRVESVSEALDALDALSVSVEDADAQTDAEQALFGEPGMPPPKGGWQRSRMVALFPQRAAAEEAQSLLQLQDFFEGCELLGIREVAEQDWVRLTQSQFAPVDITPDFWIVPTWHELPEAATRSIRLDPGLAFGTGTHPTTRMCLRWIAQRGAEGQDLGRVLDYGCGSGILAIGAAKFGAVDIDAVDIDTAAVESTEYNAQANRVQLRAGLPDAAQGEYQTVLANILATPLKVLAPLLCAHVASGGHLVLAGILERQTDELKAAYAPYLQLEVADSEDGWVLMTARRAADSAAEAGR, encoded by the coding sequence ATGTACGAACTGTGCCTGATGTGCCCGGAAGACCGGGTCGAGAGCGTGAGCGAAGCGCTGGACGCGCTTGATGCGCTGAGCGTGTCGGTCGAAGATGCCGATGCACAGACCGATGCCGAGCAGGCCTTGTTTGGCGAGCCCGGCATGCCCCCGCCCAAAGGTGGCTGGCAGCGCAGCCGCATGGTGGCGCTGTTCCCGCAGCGCGCTGCGGCGGAAGAAGCGCAGAGCCTGCTGCAGTTGCAGGATTTCTTTGAAGGCTGCGAGCTGCTGGGTATCCGTGAGGTGGCCGAGCAGGACTGGGTGCGCCTGACCCAATCCCAGTTTGCGCCCGTCGATATCACCCCGGATTTCTGGATCGTGCCGACCTGGCATGAACTGCCCGAGGCTGCCACCCGCAGCATCCGACTGGACCCGGGCCTGGCTTTTGGCACGGGTACCCACCCCACCACCCGCATGTGCCTGCGCTGGATTGCGCAGCGCGGTGCGGAAGGCCAAGACCTGGGTCGTGTGCTGGATTACGGTTGCGGCTCCGGCATCCTGGCCATTGGTGCGGCCAAGTTTGGCGCGGTCGATATCGACGCTGTGGACATCGACACCGCAGCAGTGGAGTCGACCGAGTACAACGCCCAGGCCAACCGGGTACAGCTGCGTGCCGGTTTGCCCGATGCCGCCCAGGGCGAGTACCAGACGGTGCTGGCCAATATCCTGGCGACTCCGCTGAAGGTGCTGGCACCGCTGCTGTGTGCCCATGTTGCCAGCGGCGGCCATCTGGTGCTGGCAGGCATTTTGGAGCGCCAGACCGACGAGCTGAAGGCCGCCTATGCGCCTTATCTGCAGCTGGAAGTGGCCGATAGCGAAGACGGTTGGGTGCTGATGACAGCACGGCGCGCGGCAGATTCCGCCGCCGAGGCAGGCCGCTGA
- the accC gene encoding acetyl-CoA carboxylase biotin carboxylase subunit, which translates to MFKKILVANRGEIALRVQRACRELGIKAVMVYSEADRDAKYVKLADEAVCIGPAPSGQSYLNMPAIISAAEVTDAEAIHPGYGFLSENADFAERVEKSGFQFIGPTPESIRIMGDKVSAKQAMIKAGVPCVPGSDGELPDDPALIRRIAKAIGYPVIIKAAGGGGGRGMRVVHTEAALVNAVQMTKAEAGAAFGNPAVYMEKYLQNPRHIEIQVMADKFKNAVYLGERDCSMQRRHQKVIEEAPAPGIPRRLIEKIGDRCVAACKKIGYRGAGTFEFLYENGEFYFIEMNTRVQVEHPVTEWITGVDIVGTQIMVAAGEKLPFTQRQINAQMRGHAIECRINAEDAYKFTPSPGRVTTWHMPGGPGVRVDTHVYANYFVPPNYDSMIGKLIVYGDTREQAIARMRTALMETAVEGISTNIPLHSELMVDAKFNAGGTNIHYLEEWLAARKR; encoded by the coding sequence ATGTTCAAGAAAATTCTGGTTGCCAACCGTGGAGAGATCGCGCTGCGCGTGCAGCGCGCTTGCCGCGAGCTGGGCATCAAGGCCGTCATGGTCTATTCCGAAGCGGACCGCGACGCCAAGTATGTGAAGCTGGCCGATGAGGCTGTGTGCATTGGCCCGGCTCCATCCGGCCAAAGCTACCTGAACATGCCTGCCATCATCTCGGCTGCCGAGGTGACGGACGCCGAGGCGATCCACCCCGGTTACGGCTTTCTGTCCGAGAACGCCGACTTTGCCGAGCGTGTGGAAAAGAGCGGCTTCCAGTTCATTGGTCCGACGCCTGAGTCCATCCGCATCATGGGTGACAAGGTCTCGGCCAAGCAGGCGATGATCAAGGCGGGCGTGCCCTGCGTGCCCGGCTCCGATGGCGAACTGCCGGACGATCCTGCACTGATCCGCCGCATTGCCAAGGCGATTGGCTACCCGGTGATCATCAAGGCCGCTGGCGGCGGCGGCGGCCGTGGCATGCGCGTGGTGCACACCGAGGCAGCGCTGGTCAATGCCGTGCAGATGACCAAGGCGGAAGCCGGTGCGGCCTTCGGCAATCCTGCGGTATACATGGAAAAGTACCTGCAGAACCCGCGCCACATCGAAATTCAGGTGATGGCCGACAAGTTCAAGAACGCCGTCTACCTGGGTGAGCGCGATTGCTCCATGCAGCGCCGCCACCAGAAGGTGATTGAAGAGGCGCCGGCGCCTGGTATTCCACGCCGCCTGATCGAGAAGATCGGTGACCGCTGCGTGGCCGCCTGCAAGAAGATCGGCTACCGCGGTGCGGGCACGTTTGAGTTCCTGTACGAAAACGGCGAGTTCTACTTCATCGAGATGAACACCCGCGTGCAGGTGGAGCATCCGGTGACCGAGTGGATCACCGGTGTGGACATCGTTGGCACCCAGATCATGGTGGCTGCAGGCGAAAAACTGCCGTTCACGCAACGCCAGATCAATGCGCAAATGCGCGGTCATGCGATCGAATGCCGTATCAACGCCGAAGATGCCTACAAGTTCACCCCGTCGCCCGGCCGGGTCACCACCTGGCATATGCCCGGCGGTCCTGGTGTGCGCGTGGATACGCACGTGTATGCCAACTACTTTGTGCCACCGAACTACGACTCGATGATCGGCAAGCTGATCGTTTATGGTGACACCCGCGAGCAGGCGATTGCCCGCATGCGTACGGCGCTGATGGAGACGGCGGTCGAAGGTATTTCGACCAATATTCCGTTGCATTCGGAGCTGATGGTGGATGCCAAGTTCAATGCCGGCGGCACCAATATCCACTATCTGGAAGAGTGGCTGGCTGCGCGCAAGCGTTGA
- the accB gene encoding acetyl-CoA carboxylase biotin carboxyl carrier protein: protein MDLRKLKTLIDLVSESNVSELEITEAEGKVRIVKGGGAVVQQMMAAPVLPAAAPVAAAPAAAAEAAPAVVQGHTVKSPMVGTFYRSSAPGAKAFVEIGSQVKEGETVCIIEAMKILNEIEADKSGTIKQILGENGQAVEFGQPLFIIE, encoded by the coding sequence ATGGATTTACGCAAGCTGAAAACCCTGATCGATCTCGTGTCCGAGTCGAATGTCTCGGAGTTGGAAATCACCGAAGCAGAAGGCAAGGTTCGCATTGTGAAGGGCGGCGGCGCCGTGGTGCAGCAAATGATGGCTGCCCCCGTCCTGCCTGCAGCAGCGCCCGTTGCTGCTGCACCTGCTGCCGCTGCCGAAGCTGCACCTGCTGTTGTGCAGGGCCATACGGTCAAGTCGCCGATGGTCGGGACCTTCTACCGCTCGTCTGCACCCGGCGCCAAGGCTTTTGTCGAAATCGGCAGCCAGGTCAAGGAAGGCGAGACCGTGTGCATTATTGAAGCGATGAAGATCCTCAATGAGATCGAAGCCGACAAGTCCGGCACGATCAAGCAAATCTTGGGCGAGAACGGCCAGGCCGTGGAATTTGGTCAGCCTCTGTTCATCATTGAATAA
- a CDS encoding TlpA disulfide reductase family protein, giving the protein MEGLWSQAFAAPGGQSELRMQAFQGKPLLLNFWATWCPPCVEELPMLNQFYQAQREKGWQVVGLAVDQDAAVQRFLQRMPLAFPVGIAGLSGTQLTRDLGNSAGGLPFTVVFGRQGEVQHRKMGQLLASDLQNWASL; this is encoded by the coding sequence ATGGAAGGGCTGTGGAGCCAGGCCTTTGCTGCGCCTGGCGGACAGTCCGAGCTGCGCATGCAGGCCTTCCAGGGCAAGCCCTTGTTGTTGAATTTCTGGGCGACCTGGTGTCCCCCCTGTGTTGAGGAGCTGCCGATGCTCAACCAGTTCTACCAAGCGCAGCGTGAAAAAGGCTGGCAGGTGGTGGGTCTGGCGGTGGACCAGGACGCTGCCGTGCAGCGTTTTCTGCAGCGCATGCCCCTGGCCTTCCCTGTCGGCATCGCCGGGCTGAGCGGAACCCAGCTGACGCGTGATCTAGGCAATTCCGCGGGCGGCCTACCGTTCACAGTGGTATTTGGTAGGCAAGGTGAGGTTCAACATCGTAAAATGGGGCAACTTCTTGCATCTGACTTGCAAAATTGGGCAAGTCTATAA